The DNA sequence GGCAAGGATATGGACAACGCCATCGTGGCCATGCTCAGGCAGCGCTATGCCCTGCTCATCGGAGAGACCACGGCGGAAGAGGTCAAAATCGCCATCGGCTCGGCGCTGCCTCTCGACAAGGAACTCGAGATGGCGGTCAAGGGACGGGATCTCGCCGACGGGCTCCCGAAAGCTGACACGGTGACCTCCGTGGAGGTCAGGGAGGCCCTCGAACCAATCGTGCTGCGCATTGAGGACATGGTTAAGGTCGCCCTCGAACAGACTCCTCCCGAGCTGGCGAAGGATATCGTTGACCAGGGCATCCTGCTGTCCGGCGGGGTTTCCCAGCTCCGGGGCCTGGCGGAGAGGCTCTCCAGGGCCCTGAACACTCCCGTGATCGTGGCGGAGGATCCTCTGTTCGCCGTGGCCAGGGGAGTGGGAAAAATCCTCGACAATCTCGACGACATGAGAAAGGTGCTCCTTTCCGTGGAAAGGGGATCCAAGTAAAAGTTAACCCGGGGCGGGGAAAGGTTTTATGACAGAAAAACATCTTGGAAAAGAATGGATTCACGGGCTTCTCATGATTATCGCGAGCCTGCTGCTGCTGGCGGCGGCGCCCAGGAAGGACGTCTTCAAGGGTGCTGTTGATCTGGTGGGAGAAATTCTCCGGTATCCCGAGTATCCCGCTGCGGCGCTGGAGCGGAACGCCAGGAGGGTCTCCTTCTGGTTTGCCGACAAGAGCGCCCTCAAGGAACGGCTCGATTTCCTGGAGGAGGAGAACACCCGGCTCAGGCTGGCCTGGTCCGTGGGTTCAGCCAGTCACCTGAAGCAGGAGCTTGACAGGTTTTACGGCTACGCCCGGGTTACCCTCAGGGAACCCATGTCCTGGTGGTCCGAGGTGAGGATCAACAAGGGAACCTCCGACGGCGTCTTTTTCGGGGCGCCGGTCCTCCATAACGGCCATCTCGTGGGCAGGGTCAGCTCCTCGGAGGGGAATTACTCCTGGGTGGAGCTGATCACGTCCTCATCCCTCATGGTTCCGGTGGTCATCGAAGAAACGCGGGATCTCGGCGTGGTCGCCGGGGACGGCGAAGGCGGCCTCTGGCTGCTGTACGTGCCGGAGGGAAGAACTTTTTCAGAGGGGATGACGGTCAGCACCGCCATGGTGAGCGAGGCCCTTCCGCCGGGAATTCCCGTGGGGCGCCTTTCCACCGAAACCAGGAATTCCGGAAGTGCGTACCTCGCGTGGCGGGTTGTCCCCGGAGCGGGCCTCACCCAGCTCTACGCCCTTGAAATATTCGGCGAAGCCGTTCCTGGCGGGAGACGGGAGGGTCGCTCCCCGTGATATATGTCATATCGTGGTATATTCAGGATTTTCTCTGGGTCCTCGGCACAGGAAGGGTGATTGTGCCCGAAATATTTCTCCTGGTCCTCGTCTTCCTCTCTCTCAGGCATTCGTCCCGGGGTGTGGAAATACTCTGGGCGGGCTTTGTCGGCGGCATTCTCTGGGACCTCCGGTGGATAGGCTTTCCGGGGCTTTCATCCCTGTTTTACGCGGTCACCATCCTGATGTCCCGGTGGGCGTGGTTTTCCCTGCCCGTCTCGGGCCGGACCGTGCCGGTCTTCAGTGCGATCCTGTGGGCCGCCTTCTTTCCTATTTCGGTGGTCCGGATTTTCATGGGAGGCGCCAGAGGACTGGGGATCTTCACCACCTATTTTCTCCAGCAGAGCTACCTGCTCCCCCTGGTACTGTTCGCCTCCCTCATTTACGGATGGAGGCTGAAGAACTCCGATGCCTGATTTCAGGCCCGTGCTCAATTTCCGCCTGAAGCTCTGGCGGACGGCAGTCCTGTTTTCCATGGCGGTTCTCGCAGGCGGCCTGTACTTTTTCCAGGTAGTCCATGCGGATACCTACATCCGCCTCGCGTCGAACAACCGCCTCCGGCTGATCCGCTTCCCGCCGGTCAGGGGGGAGATCTACGACCGGAACGGGGCTCTGCTCGCGGTGAACGTGACCACCTTCGATATCATGGGCTACCCCCTGGACATCGAGAAGAACGATATGCTGGAACGGCTGGCGGAACTTCTTTCCGGGCACGGTATCCCCTTTACTGCCGAGGATCTCTCCCGGTCCATTAAAAGGCAGTCCTGGGCTCCCTACAGGGTGGTCCGCCTTGTGGGAAACATCACCCTTGCACAGATGGCCGACCTTGTGGCCGACCCGGAATTCCCCAGGGAGCTCTTCCCTCTTCCCGTCTGGCGGAGAACCTATCCGGCGGGCAGTCTTGCCTCGAACATCACGGGCTACGTGGGGGAAATCAGCGAGAATGAGCTCCGTCAGTTCAGCGGAGGAAACTACGTCGCCGGGGACCAGATCGGAAAGAACGGCATCGAGCGGCAGTACGAGGATCTTCTCCGGGGAACCCCCGGAGAAGAATCGGTGGAAGTGGACGCCAGGGGCAGGAAGGTCAGGACCATCGACGCCCGGCCTGCGGGGCGGGGGCAGGATCTGCACCTCACCATCGACCTCGGGGCCCAGCGTCTCGCTGCGGACCTCATGAAGGGATACAGGGGTGCCATCGTGGTGATGGACGCAAACACCGGAGAGGTGCTCGTCCTCTATTCGTCCCCCTCCTACGACAACAACCCCCTGGCGTGGGGCGTTTCCGTCCGGGAATGGAACGCCCTGCTCAACGACCCGGAAAAACCCATGCTCGACAGGAGCATTTCCGGCCAGTATCCGCCGGCCTCCACCTTCAAGGCTCTTGTGGGGCTCGCCGCCCTGGAGGAAAAAGAGACGAACACGTCCGTCACGGTGCACTGTTCCGGGGCCTTCACCCTGGGGAACCGGACTTTCCGGTGCTGGAAGCGCTCGGGCCACGGTACGGTCAACCTTCTGAAGGCCCTCCAGGAATCCTGCGACGTGTATTTCTACCAGGTGGGGCTCAAGCTCGGAATATCCAGGCTTCTCAAATGGTGTTCCCTCTTCGGTCTCGGTTCCCCCACGGGGATCGACCTCCCCGGCGAATCGGCGGGGGTCATCGCTGGCCCGGACTGGAAGAGGGCCAGGTTCAGGGAATCCTGGTTCCAGGGAGATACGGTCAACTATTCCATCGGCCAGGGCTTTCTGCTGACCACGCCCCTCCAGATCGCAAGGCTCTACGCCGTGATCGCCAACGGCGGCAGACTCGTCCGGCCCCACCTTTCGCCGGTGGCGGGCGCATCGGTCCGGGATCTGCCCATTGACAGGAAAAACCTGGATGTCATCAGGCGGGGCCTCGACTATGTGGTGAGGCGGGGAACCGGCAGGCAGGCGGGGAGCTTCGGCATCACCGTTGCGGGAAAGACGGGTACGGCCCAGAACGCCCACGGCGACGACCACGCCCTTTTTGCGGGCTATGCCCCCATGGACAACCCGAAGTACGTAGCGGTGGCCATGATAGAGGCGGGACTTCACGGCAGCTCGGTGGCATCGCCCATGGTGGGTGAGATTCTCTCCTACCTGCTCGTCCCCGAAGCAAGGGGAAAGGCCCAGTGACCCCGGGTCCCGGAAGAAAAAATCAGGCGGGATTCTCCGCCGTTGAATTCCTAGGAGGTGCTGTCGTGTCGGATCCCCTTGAGCACAGGGAGGCCCAGGCGGTCTCAGGTGAAATACTCCTGAAAGGCGCGGGGTACGGAATACGGATGATCTTTCCCGAGGCGGGAAACGAGGACAAGCTTCTTTCTGACCTGGAAAAACTCTTCGGCGAAGCTTCGCTGCTTTCGGGAAATCTTGGCGTGGTCCTCGATTTCCAGGGCCGGAGAGTGTCCAGGTTCTTTATCCAGAAACTTCTCTCCGATTTCATCTGGTCGCGGAAGATACATGTCCTTTCCTGGATCTCCCTGGACGGGGAGACCCTGGATGACCTCCGTTCCATGGGAGTGGCTACCGGTGAGCCCGTGCCGGAGCGGTCCGGAAAGAAGGAAAAGACGTCGGGGGGCTCCCTGTTCCTGCCCCGTTCCCTCCGGTCGGGCCAGAGAGTGGAGCACGAAGGGGATGTGATTGTCATCGGTCACGTGAACGACGGTGCAGAGGTCTTCGCTTCGGGCAGCATCTGCGTCTGGGGGAGGCTGAAGGGACTGGCCCACGCCGGACTCGACGGCGGGGAGGACCATACCGTGGTGGCGGGACTCTTCGAGGCCAAGCAGGTCCGGGTCGGCGGAAAAGTGAGCTCTTCCCTCGGGAGTTCCATGGAATGGTGGGGAAAACCTGTTATTATTACTCTGGAGAACAATTCCCTCGTGGTGAGGGAGTTAAAATTATAAAATGAAATGATGTTCCCGGAAGACTTCGTTCTCCGGGGAAGGGAAGGGGAGAAGTTCAGTGGACCCTCGGGTGATAGTGATTACATCTGGAAAAGGCGGTGTCGGCAAAACCACCACCACCTCGAATATCTCGGTGGCCCTTGCGCGGGCCGGTCACAAGGTTGTGGCCGTGGACGCCGACATCGGGCTGAGGAACCTCGACGTGGTGATGGGCCTGGAGAACAGGGTGGTATACAACTTCATCGACGTGCTGGAAGGCACGTGCCGCCTCAACCAGGCCCTGGTCAGGGACAAACGGGTGGACAACCTGTTTCTTCTTCCCGCGGCCCAGACCAGGACGAAGGACGCCGTGAGTTCCGAACAGATGCAGGAATTGTGCGGCATGCTCCGCAAGGAGTTCGACTTTATCCTTCTTGACAGCCCCGCCGGCATCGAGTCGGGGTTCCGCAACGCCTCCATCGGGGCGGACGAGGCTCTCGTCATCACCACGCCGGAGGTTCCCGCAGTGCGGGATGCCGACAGGATCATCGGCCTCCTTGAATCCATGGGCAAGTCCCCCATCCGCCTTGTGATCAACCGGCTCCGTTCCCGGCTGGTCAAGCAAGGCGAGATGCTCGACGTGCGGGACGTACTGGACATTCTCGCCATCGATCTCGTGGGCATCGTCCCCGAGGACGACAGCGTGGTGAAGTCCGCGAACAGGGGAGAGCCCCTCACCTTCGGCGACTCGGCCCCGGCGGCCCAGGCATTCCAGCGTATCGCATCGCGAATACTCGGCGAAACCGTCCCCTTCCCCGACTTCAGCGAAGAACAGGGAAAAGGCCTGTTTGCGGGAATCCGGAAGTTCTTCGGCAGAAAGGAATAGGGGGAAGGCGCCATGGCACTGGAATTCCTGAAGAAGTTTTTCGGCTCCGGCGGTTCGAAGAATATTGCCAAGGAGCGTCTGCAGATCGTTCTCATCCATGACCGGGCTGACATTTCGCCTGAGATGCTCGAACAGCTCAGGCGGGACATGATCGACGTGATCACCCGCTACATGGACATCGACACGTCCAAGATAGAGATGGATTTCGACCGGGCGGACAGGTCCGTAGCCTTCGTGGCCAACATACCGGTCATTCGGATCAAGCGGGGGGCTGCCCCCGGAAAGATGGAACAGGAGATTCCGGATGGAGGAAAAAAGACTCACCCTAAGAGAAAATCTGGCCAGTCTGGATAGGCTCCAGCTTTTTCCCGCCCTGGTGCTTCTCTTTCTCGGCGTCGTGTCCATTTTCAGCGCGGGCGCCGGATTCGCCGGGAGGGGAGGCGGTTTCGCGGCCCGCCAGATCCTGTGGGGCTGCCTCTCCGCCGCAGCGTTTCTTACCGTGCTCCAGATCGGGTACGCCAGGCTTTTCTCCTGGGCCTACAGGATTTATACCTTCGCCCTCGTCCTGCTGCTGGGGGTCATTGTGCTCGGGCTGACGGTGAAGGGATCCCAGAGCTGGTTCCACCTGGGGTTTTTCCGGTTCCAGCCGGCCGAGTTCGGCAAAATAGCCCTCATCCTGGTGCTGGCGAAACATTTCTGCCGGTATCCTCCCATGACGCTGCCCTCCTTCCTGGGAGGCCTCGCCCTGGCGGGGGTTTCGGGATGGCTGGTGCTCCTCCAGCCGGACGCCGGAAGCGCCATGGTCTACGGAGCCATTACCATGGTGACCATCGTGGTTGCAGGGGCCCCCTGGAAGTACCCCGCAGGGCTCATCGGCCTGATGATGGCCGCCGTGCCCCTGGTATGGCAGTTTCTGAAGGAGTACCAAAAGATGCGCATCCGTGTCTTTCTGGATCCGTGGGTGGATCCCCTGGGAGCGGGATACAACGTGATTCAGTCCAGAATTGCGGTGGGATCGGGAGGTCTCCTCGGGAAGGGGTTCATGGAGGGGCTTCAGAGCAAGCTCCGGTTTCTGCCCGAGCCCCACACCGATTTTATATTCAGCGTCTACTGCGAGGAATTCGGCTTTATCGGGGCCATCGGCATGCTCCTTCTCTTCGGGCTGCTCTTCTGGCGGCTCATCGAGACGGCCATGCGAACCAAGGACAGCCGGGCGAAGGTGCTCATCGCCGGCATTTCGGCATGGATATGGTTCCAGATGGCGGAGAGCATCGGCATGAGCATCGGGCTTCTTCCCGTCACGGGACTGCCCCTGCCGCTGGTGAGCTACGGGGGAAG is a window from the Aminivibrio pyruvatiphilus genome containing:
- the rodA gene encoding rod shape-determining protein RodA, giving the protein MEEKRLTLRENLASLDRLQLFPALVLLFLGVVSIFSAGAGFAGRGGGFAARQILWGCLSAAAFLTVLQIGYARLFSWAYRIYTFALVLLLGVIVLGLTVKGSQSWFHLGFFRFQPAEFGKIALILVLAKHFCRYPPMTLPSFLGGLALAGVSGWLVLLQPDAGSAMVYGAITMVTIVVAGAPWKYPAGLIGLMMAAVPLVWQFLKEYQKMRIRVFLDPWVDPLGAGYNVIQSRIAVGSGGLLGKGFMEGLQSKLRFLPEPHTDFIFSVYCEEFGFIGAIGMLLLFGLLFWRLIETAMRTKDSRAKVLIAGISAWIWFQMAESIGMSIGLLPVTGLPLPLVSYGGSSLLALSIALALAQSVYISTLKTY
- the minD gene encoding septum site-determining protein MinD; its protein translation is MDPRVIVITSGKGGVGKTTTTSNISVALARAGHKVVAVDADIGLRNLDVVMGLENRVVYNFIDVLEGTCRLNQALVRDKRVDNLFLLPAAQTRTKDAVSSEQMQELCGMLRKEFDFILLDSPAGIESGFRNASIGADEALVITTPEVPAVRDADRIIGLLESMGKSPIRLVINRLRSRLVKQGEMLDVRDVLDILAIDLVGIVPEDDSVVKSANRGEPLTFGDSAPAAQAFQRIASRILGETVPFPDFSEEQGKGLFAGIRKFFGRKE
- the minC gene encoding septum site-determining protein MinC, whose protein sequence is MSDPLEHREAQAVSGEILLKGAGYGIRMIFPEAGNEDKLLSDLEKLFGEASLLSGNLGVVLDFQGRRVSRFFIQKLLSDFIWSRKIHVLSWISLDGETLDDLRSMGVATGEPVPERSGKKEKTSGGSLFLPRSLRSGQRVEHEGDVIVIGHVNDGAEVFASGSICVWGRLKGLAHAGLDGGEDHTVVAGLFEAKQVRVGGKVSSSLGSSMEWWGKPVIITLENNSLVVRELKL
- the minE gene encoding cell division topological specificity factor MinE yields the protein MALEFLKKFFGSGGSKNIAKERLQIVLIHDRADISPEMLEQLRRDMIDVITRYMDIDTSKIEMDFDRADRSVAFVANIPVIRIKRGAAPGKMEQEIPDGGKKTHPKRKSGQSG
- the mreC gene encoding rod shape-determining protein MreC; amino-acid sequence: MIIASLLLLAAAPRKDVFKGAVDLVGEILRYPEYPAAALERNARRVSFWFADKSALKERLDFLEEENTRLRLAWSVGSASHLKQELDRFYGYARVTLREPMSWWSEVRINKGTSDGVFFGAPVLHNGHLVGRVSSSEGNYSWVELITSSSLMVPVVIEETRDLGVVAGDGEGGLWLLYVPEGRTFSEGMTVSTAMVSEALPPGIPVGRLSTETRNSGSAYLAWRVVPGAGLTQLYALEIFGEAVPGGRREGRSP
- the mrdA gene encoding penicillin-binding protein 2, whose product is MPDFRPVLNFRLKLWRTAVLFSMAVLAGGLYFFQVVHADTYIRLASNNRLRLIRFPPVRGEIYDRNGALLAVNVTTFDIMGYPLDIEKNDMLERLAELLSGHGIPFTAEDLSRSIKRQSWAPYRVVRLVGNITLAQMADLVADPEFPRELFPLPVWRRTYPAGSLASNITGYVGEISENELRQFSGGNYVAGDQIGKNGIERQYEDLLRGTPGEESVEVDARGRKVRTIDARPAGRGQDLHLTIDLGAQRLAADLMKGYRGAIVVMDANTGEVLVLYSSPSYDNNPLAWGVSVREWNALLNDPEKPMLDRSISGQYPPASTFKALVGLAALEEKETNTSVTVHCSGAFTLGNRTFRCWKRSGHGTVNLLKALQESCDVYFYQVGLKLGISRLLKWCSLFGLGSPTGIDLPGESAGVIAGPDWKRARFRESWFQGDTVNYSIGQGFLLTTPLQIARLYAVIANGGRLVRPHLSPVAGASVRDLPIDRKNLDVIRRGLDYVVRRGTGRQAGSFGITVAGKTGTAQNAHGDDHALFAGYAPMDNPKYVAVAMIEAGLHGSSVASPMVGEILSYLLVPEARGKAQ